The window CAATCACGAGCTGGCGGCTTGGTCGTCCCATTTCTCAAAAGTATAACCTTGCTGTACTTAAGTGGCGCGGTGCGGCTTGTGCGGGCAGGTGCAGGAGGTTCTCTGCTGCCGTCGCCCTGCAAGATTTTGTTTGTATCTGTCAGTCGTCCGCACTTTCGAACTGCACGGCTCGGTGCCTGAGAACACGGGCGCGGAAGACCCGGCGGCGGATTGAAGTGCGAGACGCCAACTGGGGAACCACGACATTGACGCCACTCAGCGTCTGTAACCAGCGTGTGACAGGACGGCAGAAAGCGTGATCGATCAGCACCGACAACAGCAATACACAGCACAGATACACCGCGACGTACCAGCCAGACAACAGAGGGGCCTTCCAGAATGTCTGGAATGCAATTTGAACCGGCTGATGAATCATATAGAGCACCAGAGTCGAATTGGCGATCTGCCGCGCCCTGATGCGGCTCAGCCAGGGTGCCAGTCGTTCACCTACAGACAGGGCTGTCAGGAGCAGCAGCAGCGACAGAGGCGCAAATATTCCGTTGTTGACGGCGAACGTGTCACGGGGCAGAAGGGCCATCGCCAGCACAACGCTGCCTGCACCTGCCCAGAGCAGCTCTGGGCGTGGTCGCCATGTCCAGGCCCGGCGCTCGATCAGCAGGGCCGTGACCATGCCCAACATAAATTCCGGCCAGCGCATCAGGGGATTGTTGTGAAGATACAGGGCCCAGGCGTCTGCGTTGAACGTTACCGGAAGATGAACGAGCACCATCGAGACTGCGATGCCCAGCAGCCATAGCCCCGCCAGCGAACCGAGCAGCATTTTCTCGGAGCGGCTTTGCCAGAACTTCAGAACCGCTGGAAACGTGAGGTAGAAAAACATCAGGCAACTGGCAGACCACGCGGGAGCATTCAGAAGATGCGAGCTGCCCACAAACCACGTCTGCGTCATCGTCAGGAACATCAGTACGTCAGTCGAGGGCAGGTACCAGAACCGCTGCACCATAAACATCAGGCCCAGCCCCAGCAGATAGGGCGGCAGGATGCGCGTCGCCCGTCGCCAGATGAACCGCTGCTGGGCCGCGTAATCCAGAGGCCGTCGCCCGTACAGCGTGGTCAACAGGAATCCGGACAGAATGAAAAATAAAGACGTCGCCGACTGACCCCGGGAGAAGAAAAGGGTAAGAGGCTCCTGTCTAAAGTGAATCCCAAGGTGAAACACCACGATATAAAACGCAGCGAGGAAACGGAGCAGATCCAGCCCAGCCAGTTGCGTCTTGGTCATGAACTCCTTGCAGCACGGACGACGTCCACTCGTGTGGCGCCTTTCACGCTGTCTTTGGTGCGTGACCTCAACTATAGTGGGTTTCTTACAGCCGTACCTGGAAATTGTGAAAAAGTTGATGGCGGATTAAGAACTCGGCGTCTGAAATTATGTTCTACCCTTGCTGTGGCCGTGACCGCTCTCGGAACATTAGGAGCTGGCCAGCCGGGTCTGGCTCCTTCACCCGCGGCGCATCGGCTGTGTCAGACCGCTCTTTCCGGCGCACAGTGGCACGGCACCTCGCCCGCTGCCCGGTTCGGAGAACTCAGGATCGTGGCGCTGGGTTCCTCCTCGACGGCTGGAGCCGGAGCGAGCACCGCGGCGGAAGGGTATGTGGCCCAACTTGCGGGCATGCTGCACCACGCCCCTGCATACCGCAGCGCAGTGGTCTGGAACAAAGGCGTTGGGGGCAACACCCTGGACGATGAACTGGCTCGCCGGACACGCGACGTGTATGCGCTCAATCCAAATGTGGTCCTGCTCCAGAGCGGCATGAATGACGCCCTTCAACACCGCGATGTGGCGACGTTCAAGCGGAATCTTTCAGGCTTTGTTCAGGAGCTGAAGGCG of the Deinococcus ruber genome contains:
- a CDS encoding acyltransferase family protein encodes the protein MTKTQLAGLDLLRFLAAFYIVVFHLGIHFRQEPLTLFFSRGQSATSLFFILSGFLLTTLYGRRPLDYAAQQRFIWRRATRILPPYLLGLGLMFMVQRFWYLPSTDVLMFLTMTQTWFVGSSHLLNAPAWSASCLMFFYLTFPAVLKFWQSRSEKMLLGSLAGLWLLGIAVSMVLVHLPVTFNADAWALYLHNNPLMRWPEFMLGMVTALLIERRAWTWRPRPELLWAGAGSVVLAMALLPRDTFAVNNGIFAPLSLLLLLTALSVGERLAPWLSRIRARQIANSTLVLYMIHQPVQIAFQTFWKAPLLSGWYVAVYLCCVLLLSVLIDHAFCRPVTRWLQTLSGVNVVVPQLASRTSIRRRVFRARVLRHRAVQFESADD
- a CDS encoding SGNH/GDSL hydrolase family protein, translating into MTALGTLGAGQPGLAPSPAAHRLCQTALSGAQWHGTSPAARFGELRIVALGSSSTAGAGASTAAEGYVAQLAGMLHHAPAYRSAVVWNKGVGGNTLDDELARRTRDVYALNPNVVLLQSGMNDALQHRDVATFKRNLSGFVQELKAHRIQVVLLDSQYVPSLATNSEYHRFLNAVSEVGQEQQVPVLARYKLSVQLMTQAAMTPGELVAHDQLHPNDFSHWCIAEALAQYFQPS